TTTTTGTAGGCCTTTAAATTGTGCATGTCTACAAGATAACACAAAATATTTAATTGTAAAGCTTATTTTTTAACAAATCCTTATCCTTCATCACTTCCTCGATAATCTCCTCGACGCTCATCACTTTGCCGATGATTTGCAGTGCTTCATAGGCGCACGCTTTCACGCATTGTTCATGAACCTCGCACAACGAATGATCGAGTCGATGTTTACCCTCGATTTGATACTGCGCGCCGGTTGGGCAAACGGCAACGCAGGAGAGACAATCCTCGCATTTGTCCCGGCGAAAAGAAAGCTCCGGCTTGAATGACTGCGACTCGGGGTTGTGGCACCACAGGCAGCGCAAAG
The nucleotide sequence above comes from bacterium. Encoded proteins:
- a CDS encoding 4Fe-4S cluster-binding domain-containing protein, with the translated sequence MPNPGGPTGGDSQSGDLGYVLSNMNGIVFDIQRCALHDGPGLRTTVFLKGCPLRCLWCHNPESQSFKPELSFRRDKCEDCLSCVAVCPTGAQYQIEGKHRLDHSLCEVHEQCVKACAYEALQIIGKVMSVEEIIEEVMKDKDLLKNKLYN